The sequence GTGAGTTCGATTGTCTGGAGCGAAACCGATGAGACAGCAGCGCGGTTCGCGGCGCTTTCGGATGCCGAATTCATGGAAGTCTTACGCCCCCGTTTCGGGGATTTTCTGGGCAATATCAAGCTGTTAGGAAAGCGGTTCAGCTATCCGCTGAACCTGACCATCGCCAATCATTTCGTAGCCCCTCGCGTGGCGCTGATCGGCGATGCGGCGCATGGGATGCACCCGATTGCCGGGCAAGGCCTTAACGCCGGGTTAAGGGATGTGGCCGCCTTGGCGCAGGTTTTGGATGAGGCGCACAAGCGTGGTGAGGATATTGCCGCCCCTGACGTTTTGGCACGGTATCAGCAGTGGCGGCGGTTCGACACCGCAACGCTGGCGCTGGTGACGGATGCCACCAACAAGCTGTTTTCAAACGACAATCCGATCCTGCGCTTTGGCCGTGACCTTGGCATGGGGGCGCTGAATGCCGTGCCGAAACTGCGCCGGGCCTTTATCCGCGAGGCAGCGGGCCTGACCGGGGATTTGCCGGATTTGATGAAGGGGTAACGGGCGTACAAGTTATACAGACCGTACGTGAGTTTTGTACGCAACGCCCTACCCGCGCTCCAACACCCTTATCATCGTGTCGCCGTAGCGGCGTTCGTCGAGAAGGGTCAGGCCCTCGGGCGGGGTGATCGCGGCGCTTTCCTCCCAGACGATCAGGGCCTCATCGGCGATCCAGCCGCCCGCGAGGGCAGCGGCAAGCGCCGCCTCGCCCATCTGCTTGCCATAGGGCGGGTCGAGGAAGACGAGCGTGGCAGGCGCGCCGGGGCAATCGCCCAGTTTGCGGGCGTCGCGTTGGATCAGTTGGGTTTTGCCCTCGGCCCGACAGATGCCGATGTTTTGCCGCAGGAGTTTGAGGGAGGTGCGGCCATTTTCGACGAAGGTGACGTGTTCGGCCCCGCGCGAAAGCGCCTCAAGCCCCAAGGCCCCGGTGCCTGCGAAAAGGTCAAGCACGATGGCCCCGTCGCAAGGGTCGCCAAAGCCGCCCGCCAGCATGTTGAACAGGCTTTCGCGCACCCGGTCGGCGGTGGGGCGCAGATGCGCGCCCGCATCCCCCTTGCCCACCGAGGCCAGACGGCGCCCGCCGAAGTCTCCGCCGATGATCCTCATGCCCGCAGGAGGGTTTTGAGATCGGTCTCGGGGTTGGCGATTGCCGAAGGGTCGGCAGTTTTGCCCGCGTCGATCAGGCGTTTGCCGACCATGTAGGCGCGCGCGTCGTTCATGGCGTCCACGGCCAGCAGTTGATCGCCCTTGAAGTACCAGAAGGACACATGCCCTTCGGCGTCACCGGGGCGGGTGACGATATGGTCATAGCCGGTGTTGAGGCCCGCGATTTGCAGTTTCACATCGTATTGGTCTGACCAGAACCACGGTTGCGGCACATAGGTTTTGCCCGCGCCCATGATGTTTTCGGCCACGCATTCGGCCATGTCGATGGCATTGGGGACCGATTCAAGGCGGATGCGGGTATCGCCCAGCGGGAAGGAGGCGCAATCGCCCGCAGCCCAGATCGACGGGTCGCTGGTGCGGCCCTGGTCATCGCATTTGATGCCGTTGTCGATGAGCACGCCCGAGAGTTCGGCCAAGGAGGTGGCGGGGGTGATGCCGACGCCGACGATCACGAAATCGACGCTGAGTTCACTGCCATCACTGAGGCGGGCGCCGGTGACGCGGGTGTCGCCCAGCAGGGTTTCAAGGCCGATGCCTTCGCGGATGTCGACACCGTGGGATTGGTGCAGCTCGCGGAAATAGTCGGAGGTTTCCTTTGCCGCCACCCGTTGCAGGATACGGTCGGACATTTCCACCAGCGTGACCTTGAGCCCCTTGGAGGCGGCCACCGCAGCGGCCTCAAGCCCGATATAGCCGCCGCCGACGATCAGAACGTGGCGACCTTGGGTGAATTCGGGCGCCATGGTGTCGGCATCTTTCAGGTCGCGGACGGTATAGACGCCGGTCAGTTCGCCGCCGATGCTGCCGGGAAGGCGGCGCGGGACCGAGCCGGTGGTCAGCACCAGATGATCGTAGGGGATGGTCTGCCCCCCCGCGACGACGCATTTATCGGCGCGGTCAATGGCGGTGACTGTTTCGCTCAGGTGCAGGTCGATGCCGTTTTCGCCGTAGTAGCTTTCGGGGCGCAGGAAGAGGCGTTCAAGCTCCATTTCGCCCAACAGGTATTTCTTGGAAAGCGGCGGGCGCTGGTAGGGCGGCACGGGTTCTTCGCCGATCAAAGTGATCTTGCCTTCAAACCCGAGGCTGCGCAGTTTGGCAACGCAGGACGCGCCCGCCTGCCCTGCTCCGATCACGACGATGCCGGTCATCCTTTTCCCTTTCCTTTTTCATGGTCACACCCTTGGGCCATGCCTATATCTACCCATACTGGAAACGCAATTGATAGACAGGGAACGACAATGACACTTTCAAAAGGCGACAAACTTCCCGAGGCGACATTGGTTCAAATGGGTGCCGAGGGGCCGGAGCAGGTGGCACTGGCCGATAAGACCAAGGGCCGCAAGGTGGTGATCTTCGCCGTACCGGGGGCCTATACGCCAACCTGTCATTCGGCGCATGTGCCAAGCTTTATCCGCACCAAGGATCAGTTCGATGCCAAGGGCGTGGACGAGATCATCTGTGTCTCGGTCAACGACCCGTTCGTCATGGGCGCCTGGGGTGAGGCCACGGGGGCCACAAAGGCCGGGATCACCATGCTGGGCGACCCCGAGTCGGGTTTCACCAAGGCGATTGGCATGGATTTCACCGCCCCGCCCGCCGGGTTGATTGCCCGGTCGAAACGCTATGCGATGGTGGTCGAGGATGGCGTGGTGACCGCGCTGCACGAGGAAGAAAACCCCGGGGCCTGCGAAGTGTCCGCGGGTGAGGCGCTACTGGAGGCCGTGTAAGGCAGCGTGAGACAAGAAAGCCCCGGTCGTATGGCGCGACCGGGGCTTTTTTATTGTCTGAAGGCGCGGTTCAGCCCGCCTTGCGCAGGTCTTGGATCATCG comes from Roseovarius bejariae and encodes:
- the rsmD gene encoding 16S rRNA (guanine(966)-N(2))-methyltransferase RsmD, which encodes MRIIGGDFGGRRLASVGKGDAGAHLRPTADRVRESLFNMLAGGFGDPCDGAIVLDLFAGTGALGLEALSRGAEHVTFVENGRTSLKLLRQNIGICRAEGKTQLIQRDARKLGDCPGAPATLVFLDPPYGKQMGEAALAAALAGGWIADEALIVWEESAAITPPEGLTLLDERRYGDTMIRVLERG
- a CDS encoding NAD(P)/FAD-dependent oxidoreductase, with the translated sequence MTGIVVIGAGQAGASCVAKLRSLGFEGKITLIGEEPVPPYQRPPLSKKYLLGEMELERLFLRPESYYGENGIDLHLSETVTAIDRADKCVVAGGQTIPYDHLVLTTGSVPRRLPGSIGGELTGVYTVRDLKDADTMAPEFTQGRHVLIVGGGYIGLEAAAVAASKGLKVTLVEMSDRILQRVAAKETSDYFRELHQSHGVDIREGIGLETLLGDTRVTGARLSDGSELSVDFVIVGVGITPATSLAELSGVLIDNGIKCDDQGRTSDPSIWAAGDCASFPLGDTRIRLESVPNAIDMAECVAENIMGAGKTYVPQPWFWSDQYDVKLQIAGLNTGYDHIVTRPGDAEGHVSFWYFKGDQLLAVDAMNDARAYMVGKRLIDAGKTADPSAIANPETDLKTLLRA
- a CDS encoding peroxiredoxin; translation: MTLSKGDKLPEATLVQMGAEGPEQVALADKTKGRKVVIFAVPGAYTPTCHSAHVPSFIRTKDQFDAKGVDEIICVSVNDPFVMGAWGEATGATKAGITMLGDPESGFTKAIGMDFTAPPAGLIARSKRYAMVVEDGVVTALHEEENPGACEVSAGEALLEAV